A genome region from Euzebya rosea includes the following:
- a CDS encoding acyl-CoA thioesterase produces MTDPATNDSASALPPRRVSDSEVTFVRTMNQLDANRAGNVHGGVIMREVDEAAGTTAARHCGRLAVTAAIDELSFYSPVGVGDLLIVRARVNDVGRTSIEVGVRVDAEPWEGGERRHTTSAYLVFVALDEDGRPVEVPPLVVEGEEALRRQAQARVRRRLRKERIAAVRDA; encoded by the coding sequence ATGACCGACCCGGCCACGAACGACTCCGCCTCCGCCCTGCCCCCACGGCGTGTCAGCGACAGCGAGGTCACGTTCGTCCGGACGATGAACCAGCTCGACGCGAACAGGGCCGGCAACGTGCACGGCGGGGTGATCATGCGGGAGGTCGACGAGGCGGCCGGCACCACCGCCGCCCGGCACTGCGGCCGACTCGCGGTCACCGCCGCCATCGACGAGCTGTCGTTCTACTCGCCCGTGGGGGTCGGTGACCTGCTGATCGTCCGTGCCCGCGTCAACGACGTGGGACGCACCTCCATCGAGGTCGGGGTGCGGGTCGACGCCGAGCCGTGGGAGGGTGGCGAACGACGGCACACGACCAGCGCCTACCTGGTCTTCGTGGCGCTGGACGAGGACGGCCGACCCGTGGAGGTGCCACCCCTCGTCGTGGAGGGCGAGGAGGCGCTCCGCCGCCAGGCCCAGGCGCGCGTGCGTCGCCGGCTGCGCAAGGAACGCATCGCCGCGGTCCGCGACGCCTGA
- a CDS encoding sensor domain-containing diguanylate cyclase, whose translation MSTEQPPPPPDEPLVPPREAASRALSLVQLGRAADAVTLVEQGLVAPGVRLEDKPPLRYAAAVSHHALGNHEQQILAADACLAAGRRLEQPGWMANARCLRAMAEIRTDRVDAALRDLARAEYDLARTDDPGLASWAHNGLGYCYLELRLYELAIPHLEDATPIDNPVEAPAASVIHYVNLAEVHQRWADEIERAAPEEADGEDVRRNRDTSNAYARRAVEEARRLENPHLVAMARSLELVTRPPALADASVEELRSVWEDPDHTEHTGGRPTVGSALARALWRTGRREEALEVAQEAARLSEDAADWQITANARWLLTEMAHEAGIEGAAAGRAYGLTLSRVLWRQRLATLHGALSAREVESLQHEMSRAQQAATSDPLTGVANRRALETVLGRVGSGPQDGPTSLLLVDLDGFKRVNDEHGHQVGDEVLRAVATAISETARREDLVVRFGGDEFVIVATHTDATAAATLAERVRLAVSSVRVPVAGDDGPFVGVTASVGTRTTGPDLAVEDLVAAADRAMYAVKQTREGS comes from the coding sequence ATGTCGACCGAACAGCCCCCGCCCCCACCCGACGAGCCGCTCGTGCCCCCGCGCGAGGCGGCCAGCCGTGCCCTGTCGCTCGTGCAGCTCGGGCGGGCTGCCGACGCGGTCACCCTCGTCGAGCAGGGGCTCGTGGCCCCGGGGGTGCGTCTGGAGGACAAGCCTCCCCTGCGGTACGCCGCCGCGGTCTCCCACCACGCCCTGGGCAACCACGAGCAGCAGATCCTGGCGGCCGATGCGTGCCTTGCGGCAGGCCGACGGTTGGAGCAGCCGGGCTGGATGGCCAACGCTCGATGCCTGCGCGCGATGGCGGAGATCAGGACCGACCGCGTGGACGCGGCGCTCCGCGATCTCGCCCGGGCCGAGTACGACTTGGCACGGACCGACGATCCCGGGCTCGCGAGCTGGGCCCACAACGGGCTCGGATACTGCTACCTCGAGCTGCGGCTGTACGAGCTGGCCATCCCGCACCTGGAGGACGCCACCCCCATCGACAACCCGGTCGAGGCCCCGGCCGCATCGGTCATCCACTACGTCAACCTGGCCGAGGTCCATCAGCGGTGGGCCGACGAGATCGAACGTGCGGCACCCGAGGAAGCCGACGGCGAGGACGTGCGGCGCAACCGCGACACCAGCAACGCCTACGCTCGTCGGGCGGTCGAGGAGGCCCGCAGGCTGGAGAACCCCCACCTCGTCGCCATGGCGAGGTCCCTCGAGCTCGTCACCCGCCCGCCGGCGCTGGCGGATGCGTCGGTCGAGGAGCTCCGCTCGGTCTGGGAGGACCCCGACCACACCGAGCACACCGGTGGCCGGCCGACCGTGGGGAGCGCCCTGGCACGAGCGCTGTGGCGGACGGGCCGTCGTGAGGAGGCCCTCGAGGTCGCCCAGGAAGCCGCGAGGTTGTCCGAGGACGCCGCCGACTGGCAGATCACCGCCAACGCCCGATGGCTGCTCACCGAGATGGCCCACGAAGCCGGCATCGAGGGTGCCGCCGCCGGCCGGGCGTACGGCCTGACCCTGTCACGGGTGCTCTGGCGCCAGCGCCTCGCGACGCTGCACGGGGCCCTGTCCGCCCGCGAGGTGGAGTCGCTGCAGCACGAGATGAGCCGTGCCCAGCAGGCGGCCACCTCCGACCCGCTGACCGGCGTGGCCAACCGCCGGGCGCTGGAGACGGTGCTGGGCCGGGTCGGGAGCGGGCCGCAGGACGGACCGACCAGCCTGCTCCTCGTGGACCTCGACGGGTTCAAGCGGGTCAACGACGAGCACGGCCACCAGGTCGGTGACGAGGTGCTGCGGGCGGTGGCCACGGCCATCAGCGAGACGGCACGACGCGAGGACCTGGTCGTGCGCTTCGGCGGCGACGAGTTCGTGATCGTCGCCACCCACACCGACGCCACCGCCGCCGCGACGCTGGCCGAGCGAGTTCGGCTGGCGGTCTCCAGCGTGCGGGTCCCCGTGGCAGGCGACGACGGCCCGTTCGTCGGGGTCACCGCCAGCGTCGGCACCCGCACGACCGGGCCCGACCTCGCGGTCGAGGACCTGGTGGCCGCCGCCGACCGCGCGATGTACGCCGTCAAGCAGACGCGCGAAGGGTCCTAG
- a CDS encoding CAP domain-containing protein has product MFRQLRTVALLVAALLVLSAGAASAAEVVPEAETMFLDHINASRAAEGHGPLTMNTELSGIARDWSHVMQAEDRMYHNPSYSQQYSGHWEAMGENVGTMYWPGGQIEQMVQGLHDAFMDSPGHRHNIMGAYNQVGIGVVRHGDDLWVTVNFLRGEVPAEDGGQAEPEVERFESAPSGDEHAAEQPEERPDADKPYYSRR; this is encoded by the coding sequence ATGTTCCGTCAGCTCCGTACCGTCGCCCTCCTCGTCGCCGCCCTGCTCGTCCTGAGCGCCGGCGCTGCCTCGGCCGCCGAGGTCGTTCCCGAGGCCGAGACGATGTTCCTCGACCACATCAACGCCTCCCGCGCTGCGGAGGGTCATGGCCCGCTGACGATGAACACCGAGCTGTCGGGCATCGCCCGCGACTGGTCGCACGTCATGCAGGCCGAGGATCGGATGTACCACAACCCCAGCTACAGCCAGCAGTACAGCGGCCACTGGGAGGCCATGGGCGAGAACGTCGGCACGATGTACTGGCCCGGCGGGCAGATCGAGCAGATGGTCCAGGGCCTGCACGATGCGTTCATGGACTCGCCCGGCCACCGGCACAACATCATGGGCGCCTACAACCAGGTCGGGATCGGTGTGGTCCGCCACGGTGACGACCTCTGGGTGACCGTCAACTTCCTGCGCGGTGAGGTGCCGGCCGAGGACGGCGGCCAAGCCGAGCCCGAGGTCGAGCGCTTCGAGTCCGCTCCGTCCGGCGACGAGCACGCGGCCGAGCAGCCCGAGGAGCGCCCCGACGCCGACAAGCCGTACTACAGCCGCCGCTGA
- the rsgA gene encoding ribosome small subunit-dependent GTPase A, with protein sequence MPEPVIPAVGEPDRTPSLSTVGYGGPWPALLDSIDPDAAHGRVVRADRGAATVLTARGHVRVTWTPATAPPVTGDWVVVHPDPHAGPDHGLLAGIATRSTSMTRPTTHGQRSSNDADQVLAANVDLVGVVAVASEDPNVRRLERGVVMAYESGAQPLVLLTKVDLVGRRDIAIARAQQAAVGVEVLPVSPLTGEGVDELRERLAPDRTMALLGASGVGKSTLTNALVGEDVLVTQDVRAVDGKGRHTTTHRELVALPGGGAVLDTPGLRTLGLGVVEDGMAAAFPEIEELSPGCRFGDCRHDAEPGCAVLSALDDGTLDPDRFEGWKRIRAASENAALRADIAAYRQATRSWGRTYRDAQSIKRR encoded by the coding sequence ATGCCCGAACCTGTCATTCCCGCCGTCGGTGAGCCCGACCGCACCCCGTCCCTGTCCACCGTCGGGTACGGCGGCCCCTGGCCGGCCCTGCTCGACTCGATCGATCCCGATGCCGCGCACGGCCGGGTGGTCCGCGCCGACCGCGGGGCCGCGACCGTCCTGACCGCCCGGGGCCACGTCCGCGTGACCTGGACCCCGGCGACGGCCCCGCCGGTGACCGGCGACTGGGTCGTCGTCCATCCCGACCCGCACGCGGGCCCCGACCACGGGCTGCTCGCCGGCATCGCCACCCGGTCGACATCCATGACCCGTCCCACCACCCATGGCCAGCGCTCGTCCAACGATGCCGATCAGGTCCTGGCCGCCAACGTCGACCTCGTCGGGGTCGTCGCGGTTGCCAGCGAGGACCCCAACGTCCGTCGGCTGGAGCGCGGCGTGGTCATGGCCTACGAGTCCGGCGCCCAGCCGCTGGTCCTGCTGACCAAGGTCGACCTGGTGGGCCGTCGCGACATCGCCATCGCCAGGGCCCAGCAGGCCGCGGTCGGTGTCGAGGTCCTGCCCGTCTCACCCCTCACCGGTGAAGGGGTCGACGAGCTGCGCGAGCGGCTGGCCCCCGACCGGACGATGGCGCTGCTCGGCGCGTCGGGGGTCGGCAAGTCGACCCTGACCAACGCCCTGGTCGGCGAGGACGTCCTGGTCACCCAGGACGTGCGAGCCGTCGACGGCAAGGGGCGTCACACCACGACCCACCGCGAGCTGGTCGCCCTGCCGGGCGGCGGCGCGGTCCTGGACACCCCCGGCCTGCGCACGCTCGGCCTCGGCGTCGTCGAGGACGGCATGGCCGCGGCGTTTCCCGAGATCGAGGAGCTGTCACCCGGTTGCCGCTTCGGTGACTGCCGCCACGACGCCGAACCCGGCTGCGCGGTCCTGTCCGCGCTCGACGACGGCACGCTGGACCCCGACCGGTTCGAGGGCTGGAAGCGCATCCGGGCGGCGTCGGAGAACGCCGCCCTCCGCGCCGACATCGCCGCCTACCGCCAGGCGACCCGGTCGTGGGGCCGCACGTACCGCGACGCCCAGTCGATCAAGCGCCGCTGA
- a CDS encoding LCP family protein — protein MAATTPERAGDLAPGVFGPTVAGGKPRNGGVDWLRFGMLVVSVVTAFAVFTGGYYAFILWRAQQNIGDLDLVINTEGGTSGFSAGDDADAPLELPSIEDLEDRTTILLVGSDSREGLSQEQLQAIGTDNTGTDLTDTIILLQIDPNTDAAAMLSFPRDLLVERCDGSTGRINQAFYIGEQQGEGRGAQCLIDTITALTRIHIDHYARVNFAGFVQAVDALGGVTFYIEEPLQDRYSGLDIPSGCVEFDGVTAIQFVRARRLDSDFGRIARQQRFAREMVNKATSVGTLLNPARVTSLVSSVSDSLETDRGFGASEMIDLLNSVRGISSGAVDGRTVPGYNSKWGEADVVRLLEDEADALFRAFREGDLLPEGVGTDGGAIELGPSNVVPVRVLNGEAPEGTGQETADVLEALGFTVAEVGNAPNYGFTNSQILYPEGREDHAQLLAEQLGGVMISPSAEDIDELQLLLGSGFDPADFAPEPDPTESVSETPSASEAPAEDASEEVFAGAELSDIEC, from the coding sequence GTGGCCGCAACCACCCCCGAGCGTGCGGGCGACCTCGCGCCCGGTGTCTTCGGACCGACCGTCGCCGGCGGCAAGCCGCGCAACGGAGGGGTCGACTGGCTGCGCTTCGGCATGCTCGTGGTCTCCGTCGTCACGGCGTTCGCGGTGTTCACGGGTGGCTACTACGCCTTCATCCTGTGGCGCGCACAGCAGAACATCGGTGACCTCGACCTGGTCATCAACACCGAGGGTGGCACCAGCGGCTTCTCCGCCGGTGACGATGCCGACGCGCCGCTCGAGCTGCCCTCCATCGAGGACCTCGAGGACCGCACCACGATCCTCCTCGTCGGTTCCGACAGCCGCGAGGGACTGTCGCAGGAGCAGCTGCAGGCCATCGGTACCGACAACACCGGGACCGACCTGACCGACACGATCATCCTGCTGCAGATCGACCCCAACACCGACGCGGCCGCGATGCTGTCGTTCCCTCGCGACCTGCTGGTCGAGCGCTGCGACGGCTCGACGGGGCGGATCAACCAGGCCTTCTACATCGGGGAGCAGCAGGGCGAAGGGCGTGGTGCGCAGTGCCTGATCGACACGATCACCGCGCTGACCCGCATCCACATCGACCACTACGCCCGCGTGAACTTCGCCGGGTTCGTGCAGGCCGTCGACGCCCTCGGCGGTGTCACGTTCTACATCGAGGAACCGCTGCAGGACCGCTACTCGGGCCTCGACATCCCCTCGGGCTGCGTGGAGTTCGACGGCGTCACCGCCATCCAGTTCGTGCGTGCCCGCCGCCTCGACAGCGACTTCGGCCGCATCGCCCGGCAGCAGCGGTTCGCCCGCGAGATGGTCAACAAGGCCACCTCGGTCGGCACGCTCCTCAACCCGGCGCGGGTGACCAGCCTCGTCAGCTCGGTCTCGGACTCCCTGGAGACCGACCGGGGCTTCGGCGCCAGCGAGATGATCGACCTGCTCAACTCCGTGCGCGGCATCTCCTCCGGTGCCGTCGACGGCCGGACCGTCCCCGGCTACAACAGCAAGTGGGGTGAGGCAGACGTCGTTCGCCTGCTCGAGGACGAGGCCGATGCGCTGTTCCGGGCCTTCCGTGAGGGTGACCTGCTGCCCGAGGGCGTCGGCACCGACGGCGGCGCCATCGAGCTGGGCCCGTCCAACGTCGTCCCGGTGCGCGTGCTCAACGGCGAGGCTCCGGAGGGGACCGGGCAGGAGACCGCTGATGTGCTGGAGGCCCTGGGCTTCACCGTCGCCGAGGTCGGCAACGCGCCCAACTACGGCTTCACGAACTCCCAGATCCTCTACCCCGAGGGACGGGAGGACCACGCCCAGCTGCTGGCCGAGCAGCTCGGCGGCGTGATGATCAGCCCCAGCGCAGAGGACATCGACGAGCTGCAGCTGCTGCTCGGCTCTGGCTTCGACCCCGCCGACTTCGCCCCCGAACCCGACCCGACCGAGTCGGTGTCGGAGACCCCCTCCGCGTCGGAGGCACCGGCCGAGGACGCCAGCGAGGAGGTCTTCGCCGGCGCGGAGCTGTCCGACATCGAGTGCTGA
- a CDS encoding potassium channel family protein: MRRTVKELLTAGKDATELMLDLAFASVFLDEEKLAREVLRLEDLMGEAVRELRIMCMLASRSPEDAQQLAGVLALVNSMEAIADAAEDVARVQLRNLGVPAALRDDLRYADEVTARVKIRKGSEMIGASLRDLALPARTGMWVIAIRREVEYEHGPHADMRLLKGDVLFMEGPAEGVDLVRELAGGNPLGLHQPASGGRLTDLDRAVDILVEMKNAAEAAVGLAYSAVLFDDTGLASEVSGIEDRCDALYHELQHWVLRAARELTDDDELDDLRALLQIGLSSEAIADAAQEMTRLAESPDETHPVIRAALSDTEERVNDAVVHEGSPMVGRTLRDLKLRTATGADVLALQRQGRWINKPRSSRALETGDRLVVLGPEEGLAQLRGWAGDPRPLDEDLEPASHRSRR; this comes from the coding sequence ATGCGCCGAACCGTGAAAGAGCTGCTGACCGCGGGCAAGGACGCGACCGAGCTGATGCTCGACCTTGCGTTCGCCTCGGTCTTCCTCGACGAGGAGAAGCTTGCCCGCGAGGTGCTCCGCCTGGAGGACCTCATGGGCGAGGCCGTGCGCGAGCTGCGCATCATGTGCATGCTCGCCAGCCGCTCCCCCGAGGACGCCCAGCAGCTGGCCGGCGTGCTGGCGCTGGTCAACTCGATGGAGGCCATCGCCGACGCCGCCGAGGACGTCGCCCGCGTCCAGCTGCGCAACCTGGGGGTGCCAGCCGCCCTGCGCGATGACCTGCGCTACGCCGACGAGGTGACCGCACGCGTCAAGATCCGCAAGGGGTCGGAGATGATCGGCGCGTCGCTGCGCGACCTCGCCCTGCCGGCACGGACGGGGATGTGGGTCATCGCGATCCGCCGCGAGGTCGAGTACGAGCACGGCCCGCACGCCGACATGCGCCTGCTCAAGGGCGACGTGTTGTTCATGGAGGGCCCCGCCGAGGGGGTCGACCTCGTACGCGAGCTCGCAGGCGGCAACCCGCTCGGACTGCACCAGCCGGCCTCCGGCGGTCGCCTGACCGACCTCGACCGTGCCGTGGACATCCTGGTGGAGATGAAGAACGCCGCCGAGGCGGCCGTTGGCCTGGCGTACTCCGCGGTCCTGTTCGACGACACCGGGCTGGCCAGCGAGGTGTCGGGGATCGAGGACCGCTGCGACGCGCTGTACCACGAGCTCCAGCACTGGGTCCTCCGCGCGGCCCGCGAGCTGACCGACGACGACGAGCTGGACGACCTGCGTGCGCTGCTGCAGATCGGCCTGTCCTCGGAGGCCATCGCCGACGCCGCCCAGGAGATGACCCGGCTGGCGGAGTCCCCTGACGAGACCCACCCCGTGATCCGTGCCGCCCTGAGCGACACCGAGGAGCGGGTCAACGACGCCGTCGTGCACGAGGGCTCACCGATGGTCGGGCGGACCCTCCGCGACCTGAAGCTGCGGACCGCCACGGGGGCCGATGTCCTGGCCCTGCAACGTCAGGGGCGGTGGATCAACAAGCCTCGGTCCAGCCGCGCGCTGGAGACCGGCGACCGGCTGGTCGTGCTGGGACCCGAGGAGGGTCTGGCGCAGCTCCGTGGCTGGGCGGGGGACCCGCGGCCCCTCGACGAGGACCTCGAGCCCGCGTCACATCGTTCGCGTCGGTGA
- a CDS encoding TIGR03089 family protein: MTIHDALTRHARQLGHSPAVVFRDADTGERTELSWATLHNWASKGANLLLDHFDAGLGAHVMLDMPAHWMAPVLCLATWATGATVVVGGAADVHVVHEADHPEDGDLVVGVGMGGRPMSPVPADALTVVDVLGQPDDFVDDPGDEGAWAIGGRTQATLLAEGLDGGRILHAADRVDEAMVFLVARTLPAGTALVIARGYDEAGLKRVATEEKVA; encoded by the coding sequence ATGACGATCCACGACGCCCTGACCCGTCACGCCCGTCAGCTGGGCCACTCCCCCGCGGTGGTCTTCCGCGACGCCGACACCGGCGAACGGACCGAGCTGAGCTGGGCGACCCTGCACAACTGGGCGTCCAAGGGCGCCAACCTGTTGCTGGACCACTTCGACGCCGGCCTCGGGGCGCACGTCATGCTCGACATGCCGGCCCACTGGATGGCCCCCGTGCTGTGCCTGGCCACGTGGGCGACGGGCGCCACCGTGGTGGTGGGCGGTGCTGCCGACGTGCATGTCGTGCACGAGGCCGACCACCCCGAGGACGGCGACCTCGTGGTCGGGGTCGGGATGGGTGGACGGCCGATGAGTCCCGTGCCGGCCGACGCGCTGACCGTGGTCGACGTGCTGGGCCAACCCGACGACTTCGTGGACGACCCCGGCGACGAGGGCGCGTGGGCGATCGGCGGGCGGACCCAGGCCACGTTGCTCGCCGAGGGCCTCGACGGCGGCCGCATCCTGCACGCCGCCGACCGGGTCGACGAGGCGATGGTGTTCCTCGTCGCACGGACCCTGCCGGCGGGGACGGCGCTGGTGATCGCCCGCGGGTACGACGAGGCCGGCCTGAAGCGGGTGGCCACGGAGGAGAAGGTGGCGTAA
- a CDS encoding magnesium transporter, which produces MSPRPLSRAVAAFLAGVRALVGLLRRHARFPVLTEVLQHWLHEQRTVRQGVLALSIGIGITLVAGVVLGAMDALLEELPGLLVLAPAAIGMRGAIFGALGARLGTGMLTGQMDGSFARTSFLGRNVEAATVLSVITAVILAAAARLVGVIGGFETISFTDFVLISMIGTILSSFAVLAVVIVLARTAQRQEWDMDAIGTPIVAASADISTLPALVVGTFAVGNETASGIIGWAFVVLAVTIGVLGLRTASSSVRRIVRESLPILLYTAAMGILAGTVLESRKADLLSSVALLVAVPPFISSSGAIGGILSARLSSQLHLGLLEPTSVPRRPAWLEGSLTVLFGLVGYFAVGLLTAIAAGLLGYGGPGLLPLLGVTMTAGVLALFMIFAVGYYAATASFRFGLDPDNVGIPLVTSTMDFVGILCLTVGIVVIL; this is translated from the coding sequence GTGTCGCCCCGTCCCCTCTCCCGCGCCGTCGCCGCCTTCCTGGCCGGCGTCCGTGCGCTGGTGGGCCTGCTGCGACGTCATGCCCGGTTCCCTGTCCTGACCGAGGTCCTGCAGCACTGGCTGCACGAGCAGCGCACCGTCCGCCAGGGGGTGCTGGCCCTGTCGATCGGCATCGGCATCACGCTCGTGGCCGGTGTCGTGCTCGGCGCGATGGACGCGTTGCTGGAGGAGCTGCCCGGGCTGCTGGTCCTGGCCCCGGCGGCGATCGGCATGCGCGGCGCCATCTTCGGGGCGCTGGGGGCGCGGCTGGGCACCGGCATGCTGACCGGTCAGATGGACGGCTCGTTCGCCCGAACGTCCTTCCTCGGTCGCAACGTCGAGGCCGCAACGGTCCTCAGCGTCATCACGGCCGTGATCCTCGCCGCCGCCGCGCGCCTGGTCGGGGTGATCGGTGGCTTCGAGACCATCTCCTTCACCGACTTCGTCCTCATCTCGATGATCGGCACGATCCTGTCGTCGTTCGCGGTCCTCGCGGTCGTGATCGTGCTGGCGCGAACGGCCCAGCGCCAGGAATGGGACATGGACGCGATCGGCACGCCCATCGTGGCGGCGTCGGCGGACATCTCGACCCTTCCCGCCCTCGTCGTCGGCACCTTCGCCGTCGGCAACGAGACCGCGAGCGGCATCATCGGCTGGGCGTTCGTCGTCCTCGCCGTCACCATCGGGGTGCTCGGCCTGCGGACCGCGTCGAGCAGCGTTCGCCGGATCGTCCGGGAGAGCCTGCCGATCCTGCTCTACACCGCTGCAATGGGCATCCTCGCCGGCACCGTGCTGGAGTCCCGCAAGGCCGACCTGCTGTCGAGCGTGGCGCTGCTCGTGGCGGTCCCGCCGTTCATCTCCAGCTCCGGTGCGATCGGCGGGATCCTGTCCGCTCGGCTGTCGAGCCAGCTGCACCTGGGCCTGCTCGAGCCGACGTCGGTGCCCCGGCGACCGGCATGGCTGGAGGGCAGCCTCACCGTCCTGTTCGGGCTCGTCGGGTACTTCGCCGTCGGGCTGCTGACGGCCATCGCCGCGGGCCTGCTGGGGTACGGCGGGCCGGGGTTGCTGCCGCTGCTCGGCGTCACGATGACGGCCGGCGTCCTCGCCCTGTTCATGATCTTCGCGGTCGGCTACTACGCCGCGACCGCGTCCTTCCGGTTCGGGCTCGACCCGGACAACGTGGGGATCCCGCTGGTGACCTCCACCATGGATTTCGTTGGCATCCTGTGCCTGACTGTTGGGATAGTGGTGATCCTGTAG
- a CDS encoding M14 family zinc carboxypeptidase: MRSRLLALVAVLTLLTTVSASALPGLGSVAGLAPVKCTPDDVTVDGRVFPEPRLSATFLTFADFECGVGVLDELHPGLIEITELAEPSRGGAPVYDIRVTDESVPLADKRHLLIMSSIHGNEHAGREGAARVIEDMVDQRNDQAFIQQTLAQFVVHFVFPNPDGWINGDMTHDDGGVNFTRANDGSRDLNRNFPVQGYLRASNGTLDQPEGRGLDALLAEFADLEHDSDDPDYRGWYLGTDNHGQGVKPVAASGLQIVGQFDYRKSERLARFADSISDNIEGIALDSIEALNQATGGAVQPYEWGTLYDILGYSAAGSGIDYYNSPVTQDGHGVEGTGFATEMTASNLPFSNILTHPGEVNQMWVDTVRAINYAMFKTAVEPLTHTFPVGGRAAYVLDPTPTSSIDSNGFGAGNDTIPGNFTGDDPEVDPDFSFTHYTVSRMRFFTDLNRFADNPLDAVRVPDVLSGATDLSSYDSLVLADEVMPEGTDLAGWVGALRTFVEGGGNLVVTDGAATVLADLLDGIDAGHVGVTNRNVGYVDFLETSEDHLNEGLRGVASQTWDVIPVGYPDNAGAAPNWTVDRTAWDALPGAVTAGTNGTGRTIYGQADLGDGTVTFLGALLPEPTEDYFHPYGLQNYAVTYTGYTLLENMLDHQR, translated from the coding sequence ATGCGATCCCGACTGCTGGCCCTCGTAGCCGTCCTGACCCTCCTCACCACCGTCAGCGCCTCGGCGCTGCCCGGCCTCGGCTCGGTCGCCGGCCTTGCCCCGGTGAAGTGCACACCCGACGACGTCACCGTCGACGGCAGGGTCTTCCCCGAACCGCGACTGTCGGCCACGTTCCTCACGTTCGCCGACTTCGAGTGCGGTGTGGGTGTCCTCGACGAGCTGCACCCCGGGCTGATCGAGATCACCGAGCTGGCCGAACCCAGCCGTGGTGGCGCCCCGGTCTACGACATCCGGGTCACCGACGAGTCGGTCCCGCTGGCCGACAAGCGCCACCTGCTGATCATGTCGTCGATCCACGGCAACGAACACGCCGGCCGCGAGGGCGCAGCGCGCGTCATCGAGGACATGGTCGACCAGCGCAACGACCAGGCGTTCATCCAGCAGACGCTGGCGCAGTTCGTCGTGCACTTCGTCTTCCCGAACCCCGACGGGTGGATCAACGGTGACATGACCCACGACGACGGCGGCGTCAACTTCACGCGGGCCAACGACGGCAGCCGTGACCTGAACCGCAACTTCCCGGTCCAGGGCTACCTGCGGGCCTCCAACGGCACGCTGGACCAGCCGGAGGGCCGCGGCCTCGACGCCCTTCTCGCGGAGTTCGCCGACCTCGAGCACGACAGCGACGACCCCGACTACCGCGGCTGGTACCTGGGCACCGACAACCACGGCCAGGGCGTCAAGCCGGTCGCGGCCTCGGGTCTGCAGATCGTCGGCCAGTTCGACTACCGCAAGTCCGAGCGGCTGGCCCGCTTCGCGGACTCGATCTCCGACAACATCGAGGGAATCGCGCTGGACTCCATCGAGGCGCTGAACCAGGCGACCGGCGGGGCCGTGCAGCCCTACGAGTGGGGGACGCTGTACGACATCCTCGGCTACTCCGCTGCGGGGTCGGGCATCGACTACTACAACTCGCCCGTCACCCAGGACGGCCACGGCGTCGAGGGCACCGGGTTCGCGACGGAGATGACCGCGTCGAACCTGCCGTTCTCCAACATCCTGACCCACCCGGGTGAGGTCAACCAGATGTGGGTCGACACCGTGCGGGCCATCAACTACGCGATGTTCAAGACGGCCGTCGAGCCGTTGACCCACACCTTCCCCGTCGGTGGCCGGGCAGCCTACGTCCTCGACCCGACCCCGACCTCCTCGATCGACAGCAACGGGTTCGGTGCCGGCAACGACACCATCCCAGGCAACTTCACGGGCGATGACCCCGAGGTCGACCCCGACTTCTCCTTCACCCACTACACGGTCTCGCGCATGCGGTTCTTCACCGACCTCAACCGCTTCGCCGACAACCCGCTGGACGCCGTCCGGGTGCCCGACGTGCTCTCCGGTGCGACCGACCTGTCGAGCTACGACTCCCTCGTGCTGGCCGACGAGGTCATGCCGGAGGGCACCGACCTCGCTGGCTGGGTCGGCGCCCTGCGCACCTTCGTCGAGGGTGGCGGCAACCTGGTCGTCACCGACGGGGCCGCCACGGTCCTCGCCGACCTGCTCGACGGCATCGACGCCGGCCACGTCGGCGTGACCAACCGCAACGTCGGCTACGTCGACTTCCTCGAGACCTCCGAGGACCACCTCAACGAGGGCCTCCGCGGGGTCGCGTCCCAGACGTGGGACGTCATCCCCGTCGGCTACCCCGACAACGCCGGTGCGGCACCGAACTGGACGGTCGACCGGACCGCGTGGGACGCCCTCCCGGGCGCCGTCACCGCCGGCACCAACGGCACGGGCCGGACCATCTACGGCCAGGCCGACCTCGGCGACGGCACGGTCACCTTCCTCGGTGCCCTCCTGCCCGAGCCGACGGAGGACTACTTCCACCCCTACGGCCTGCAGAACTACGCCGTCACCTACACCGGCTACACCCTGCTGGAGAACATGCTGGACCACCAGCGGTAG